A window of the Thermoanaerobaculia bacterium genome harbors these coding sequences:
- the purS gene encoding phosphoribosylformylglycinamidine synthase subunit PurS, whose amino-acid sequence MRVEVRVYPKESVLDPQGKAIAGALQRLGHPVVDVRAGKIFFVDIDSPDRQTAESEAKKMAEELLANTVIEGFDVVVR is encoded by the coding sequence ATGAGAGTCGAAGTCCGCGTCTACCCGAAGGAATCCGTCCTCGATCCGCAGGGAAAGGCGATCGCGGGAGCGCTGCAGCGGCTGGGTCACCCCGTCGTCGACGTCCGCGCCGGGAAGATCTTCTTCGTCGACATCGATTCCCCCGACCGGCAGACCGCGGAATCGGAAGCGAAGAAGATGGCCGAAGAGCTCCTCGCCAACACGGTGATCGAGGGGTTCGACGTCGTCGTCCGGTAG